The following proteins are co-located in the Haloarcula marismortui ATCC 43049 genome:
- the pdhA gene encoding pyruvate dehydrogenase (acetyl-transferring) E1 component subunit alpha, whose product MTQDVLNRAPDDRIQALDADGEIVDPDLIPDLSDEALVSMYRDMRFARRFDERMISLQRQGRLGTYSSLAGQEGSQVGSTYALADEDTIFYQYREHGALVARGLPWEYVLYWMGHEAGNAALGDVNVFPLNISIGAHLPHAVGWSWAAKKRGDERAGVVHFGDGATSEGDFHEAMNFAGVFETPTVFFCNNNQWAISVPRERQTASQTLAQKADAYGFDGVQVDGMDPLATYSVTEAARERAVGANGGEQEPIFIEAVQYRFGAHTTADDPDVYRDDAEVEEWRERDPLDRMEAFLRNCNLLDDGKIDVMDDTIDERLGEIIDNAESHAPDPTDLFTDVYDESTSNIDEQREYFEGLRERHGDDALLESE is encoded by the coding sequence ATGACACAGGACGTTCTCAATCGGGCACCCGACGACCGTATACAGGCGCTCGATGCAGACGGTGAAATCGTCGACCCGGACCTCATTCCGGACCTGTCCGACGAGGCGCTGGTGTCGATGTACCGCGATATGCGCTTTGCCCGCCGGTTCGACGAGCGGATGATAAGCCTCCAGCGACAGGGCCGACTCGGCACCTACTCGTCGCTGGCGGGTCAGGAGGGGTCACAGGTCGGGTCGACGTACGCGCTGGCCGACGAGGACACGATCTTCTATCAGTACCGGGAACACGGCGCACTTGTGGCTCGCGGGCTCCCCTGGGAGTACGTCCTCTACTGGATGGGTCACGAAGCGGGCAACGCCGCTCTTGGCGACGTGAACGTGTTCCCGCTGAACATCTCTATCGGCGCGCATCTCCCCCACGCTGTCGGCTGGTCGTGGGCAGCAAAAAAAAGGGGCGATGAGCGGGCTGGCGTCGTCCACTTCGGCGACGGGGCCACCAGCGAGGGAGACTTCCACGAGGCGATGAACTTCGCCGGCGTGTTCGAGACGCCGACGGTGTTCTTCTGCAACAACAACCAGTGGGCTATCTCTGTCCCCCGAGAGCGCCAGACCGCCAGTCAGACGCTGGCACAGAAGGCCGATGCCTACGGCTTCGACGGCGTGCAGGTCGACGGGATGGACCCCCTGGCGACCTACTCCGTCACCGAGGCCGCCAGAGAGCGGGCTGTGGGAGCAAACGGCGGCGAGCAGGAACCAATTTTCATCGAGGCTGTCCAGTACCGCTTCGGCGCGCACACGACCGCCGACGACCCGGACGTGTACCGGGACGACGCGGAGGTCGAAGAGTGGCGCGAACGCGACCCGCTGGACCGCATGGAGGCGTTCCTCAGAAACTGCAATCTGCTGGACGACGGAAAAATTGACGTGATGGACGACACCATCGACGAGCGCCTCGGCGAGATTATTGACAACGCTGAGTCCCATGCGCCGGACCCGACGGACCTCTTTACCGACGTGTACGACGAATCGACATCGAACATTGATGAACAGCGGGAGTACTTCGAGGGCCTCCGCGAGCGCCACGGCGACGACGCCCTGCTGGAGTCCGAGTAG
- a CDS encoding divalent metal cation transporter, with protein MSSTETVDSSAVSSGTISDYVEAMGPSWIAGAIAAGPATIASLVTAGGAFGYSLLWVVVLSAGAGALAQYLAMRLGLLTERGIVAVVEDHLGETWAWLLVGDAVLAAGVAQLVIMKTVATVSATVTGIDARIWGVVWALILAAGLAGGGYRFLELAAKILVLLVVVAFVASLFVVPIDAGAAVAGLVPSVPSGSALVAAGILGGAVHITLITMHSYTMRARGWTREDYDLATVDVGASMLVAFGIYSLAIFLVTASVLTSGDLTTVGAAEALGPLVGDSARWLFLLGLWGAAVSTLGGNTIVPPFLLADKLGWGTTIEDNRYRGLLAAVALLSAPGAFIGGNVLGQLVLVLALGTVGTPFAIALVLYLLNSAAVPESNSLLANVGGLALIAVSGGLAANFVVEQLGGGVGPLSGFVLAFAIALGLAMAGLGGKFLREELLA; from the coding sequence ATGAGTTCGACCGAAACCGTCGATAGTTCGGCTGTGAGCAGCGGGACAATCAGTGATTACGTCGAAGCGATGGGACCGTCCTGGATTGCGGGCGCAATCGCCGCCGGCCCGGCAACGATAGCCAGCCTCGTCACTGCTGGGGGTGCGTTCGGCTACAGTCTCCTGTGGGTCGTCGTCCTCTCCGCAGGGGCGGGGGCGCTGGCGCAGTATCTCGCGATGCGGCTGGGACTGCTGACCGAGCGTGGCATTGTCGCCGTCGTCGAGGACCACCTCGGCGAAACGTGGGCGTGGCTACTGGTCGGGGACGCGGTACTCGCCGCCGGCGTGGCACAGCTCGTCATCATGAAGACCGTCGCTACCGTTTCGGCGACGGTAACCGGTATCGACGCGCGCATCTGGGGCGTCGTCTGGGCGCTCATCCTCGCAGCAGGGCTGGCGGGCGGGGGCTATCGCTTCCTCGAACTGGCCGCGAAAATCCTCGTCCTGCTGGTCGTCGTCGCGTTCGTCGCCAGTCTGTTCGTCGTGCCCATCGACGCCGGCGCGGCGGTGGCCGGACTGGTCCCCTCGGTCCCGTCCGGGAGCGCACTGGTCGCGGCCGGCATCCTCGGCGGCGCGGTCCACATCACGCTCATCACGATGCATTCCTACACGATGCGGGCACGCGGCTGGACCCGCGAGGACTACGACCTCGCGACGGTCGACGTGGGGGCGTCGATGCTGGTGGCCTTTGGCATCTATAGCCTCGCCATCTTTCTGGTGACGGCGAGCGTACTCACCTCTGGCGACCTCACGACGGTCGGCGCTGCTGAGGCCCTCGGACCGCTAGTCGGCGACAGCGCCCGCTGGCTGTTCCTGCTCGGCCTCTGGGGTGCTGCCGTGTCGACGCTCGGAGGCAACACCATCGTCCCGCCGTTCCTGCTCGCCGACAAACTCGGCTGGGGTACCACTATCGAGGATAACCGTTACCGCGGCCTGCTCGCCGCCGTTGCGCTGCTGTCTGCACCGGGCGCGTTCATCGGCGGGAACGTCCTCGGCCAACTCGTCCTCGTGCTCGCGCTCGGCACGGTCGGCACGCCGTTCGCCATCGCCCTTGTCCTCTATCTCCTGAACTCTGCTGCGGTTCCGGAGTCGAACTCGCTGCTCGCCAACGTCGGCGGGCTGGCGCTCATCGCTGTTTCGGGCGGGTTGGCCGCGAACTTCGTTGTCGAACAGCTCGGCGGGGGCGTCGGCCCACTTTCAGGGTTCGTGCTGGCGTTCGCTATCGCGCTCGGTCTCGCTATGGCTGGCCTCGGCGGGAAGTTCCTCCGGGAGGAACTCCTCGCGTGA
- a CDS encoding beta-CASP ribonuclease aCPSF1: MSTVDKQLEDVKATIDEEVPRRISVSDVTYEGPELVIYTRDPKEFAANSDLVRRLASKLRKRITVRPDPDVLAPPAEAEEAIRELIPEEAGVMDLNFHADTGEVVVQAQKPGVVIGRRGSTLREITQEVGWTPEVVRTPPIESSTVENVRNFLKQEREDRRDILERVGRQIHREPMSDDEYVRITTLGCCREVGRAAFILSTPDTRILIDCGNKPGANGEQPYLDIPEAFGAGTNGIDAVVLTHAHLDHSALVPLLFEYGYDGPIYCTEPTRDLMGLLTLDHLDTAADDGRTPPYDSEMVREAIKHTIPLEYGDVTDIAPDIKLTLHNAGHILGSSVCHFHVGDGLYNVAFSGDIHYDDTRLFDGAVNDFPRVETLVLESTYGGRNDYQTDQEDSERKLKQIIQNAYDRNGKVLIPTFAVGRSQELMLVLEEAMRNGDIPEMPVHLDGMIWEATAVHTTYPEYLRDGLQDRIFDEDKNPFLADRFNPIDGGDEEREEIADGDSCIILSTSGMLTGGPVMSWLDQLGPDPDSTLTFVDYQAEGTLGKRIQRGIDEVPVSGSGRNEKVPLEMTVETVDGFSGHADRQGLENFVKTMNPRPEKILCVHGDESATQDLSSSLYHDQNIRTFAPENLETFRFR, from the coding sequence ATGAGCACTGTAGACAAGCAACTCGAAGACGTGAAGGCAACGATCGACGAGGAAGTCCCGCGCCGTATCTCCGTCTCGGATGTCACGTACGAGGGACCGGAACTCGTCATATACACGCGTGACCCGAAGGAGTTCGCCGCGAACAGCGACCTCGTTCGCCGGCTCGCATCGAAGCTCCGGAAACGCATCACGGTCCGACCGGACCCGGACGTACTGGCCCCGCCAGCCGAGGCCGAAGAGGCGATCCGGGAGCTCATCCCCGAGGAAGCCGGCGTCATGGACCTGAATTTCCACGCTGACACCGGTGAAGTCGTCGTCCAGGCACAGAAGCCCGGCGTCGTCATCGGTCGACGCGGCTCGACCCTGCGTGAGATCACGCAGGAGGTCGGGTGGACACCCGAGGTCGTTCGGACGCCACCCATCGAGTCCTCGACAGTCGAGAACGTCCGGAACTTCCTCAAACAGGAGCGCGAGGACCGCCGTGACATCCTCGAACGCGTCGGCCGGCAGATCCACCGCGAGCCGATGTCGGACGACGAGTACGTCCGCATTACGACGCTGGGCTGCTGTCGGGAGGTCGGCCGCGCTGCGTTCATCCTCTCGACGCCGGACACGCGAATCCTCATTGACTGCGGTAACAAGCCCGGTGCCAACGGCGAGCAGCCGTATCTGGACATTCCGGAGGCGTTCGGTGCCGGGACCAACGGCATCGACGCCGTCGTCCTGACCCACGCACATCTCGACCACTCAGCGCTGGTCCCGCTCCTGTTCGAGTACGGCTACGACGGCCCCATCTACTGCACTGAGCCGACACGGGACCTGATGGGACTCCTGACACTCGATCACCTCGACACCGCCGCGGACGACGGCCGCACCCCGCCGTACGACTCCGAGATGGTCCGTGAGGCGATCAAACACACCATCCCGCTGGAGTACGGTGACGTGACGGACATCGCGCCCGACATCAAGCTGACACTGCACAACGCCGGCCACATTTTGGGCTCATCAGTGTGTCACTTCCACGTCGGCGACGGGCTGTACAACGTCGCCTTCTCCGGCGATATCCACTACGACGACACGCGTCTGTTCGACGGCGCTGTCAACGACTTCCCCCGGGTCGAAACGCTCGTGCTGGAGTCGACCTACGGCGGCCGCAACGACTACCAGACCGACCAGGAAGACTCGGAGCGAAAGCTCAAGCAGATCATCCAGAACGCCTACGACCGCAACGGGAAGGTCCTCATTCCGACCTTCGCCGTGGGGCGGTCCCAGGAACTCATGCTCGTCCTCGAAGAGGCGATGCGGAACGGCGACATCCCCGAGATGCCGGTCCATCTTGATGGAATGATCTGGGAGGCGACAGCCGTTCACACGACCTACCCCGAGTATCTCCGCGACGGCCTGCAGGATCGCATCTTCGACGAAGACAAGAACCCGTTCTTGGCTGACCGGTTCAATCCTATCGACGGCGGTGACGAGGAACGGGAAGAGATCGCCGACGGCGATTCCTGTATCATCCTCTCTACGTCCGGGATGCTCACCGGCGGCCCGGTTATGTCCTGGCTCGACCAACTCGGCCCGGACCCGGATTCGACGCTCACCTTCGTCGACTACCAGGCGGAGGGCACACTCGGCAAACGAATCCAGCGCGGCATCGACGAGGTTCCTGTCAGCGGCAGCGGACGCAACGAGAAGGTCCCACTGGAGATGACCGTCGAAACGGTCGACGGCTTCTCCGGGCACGCCGACCGACAAGGGCTAGAGAACTTCGTGAAGACGATGAACCCCCGACCTGAGAAAATCCTCTGCGTGCACGGCGACGAATCCGCGACACAGGACCTCTCCTCGTCGCTGTACCACGACCAGAACATCCGGACCTTCGCGCCGGAGAACCTCGAAACGTTCCGCTTCCGCTGA
- a CDS encoding DUF7350 domain-containing protein has product MNRRQFLASAGLAGTTVLAGCGSLSSQSTRAPPLVENRPDATYRPTHAEGMGMAGIAQAGEYMVGLSYSFPHRFWTVTGTTAEKVDIRSEDSVHLMATIWDPETEMVLPVSAGLSITIERDGETVADKSPWPMISQNMGFHYGDNYTLGGDGVYQLSVRVNGMGERRLGALEGRFNEAGEATVEFDFAQNTRDQLSFEEFPDSQGERAAVDLMNMDMVPTSQVPEVSALPGTVLGTDKGSDGVYAVTWLQDAAFLADGESYLAVSARTPYNRVPLPMMSLDGTVEADSETLFEDALTAAVHPELGYHYGAIVETAAQAPSVSVDVVAPPQVSRHEGYETAFLTAPSFSFASG; this is encoded by the coding sequence ATGAATCGACGACAGTTCCTCGCCAGTGCCGGCCTCGCCGGCACGACGGTCCTGGCGGGGTGTGGCTCGCTGAGTTCCCAGTCGACACGCGCTCCACCGCTGGTCGAGAACCGCCCTGACGCCACGTACCGCCCAACCCACGCAGAGGGGATGGGGATGGCCGGCATAGCGCAGGCGGGCGAGTACATGGTCGGACTGAGCTACTCCTTTCCCCACCGGTTCTGGACAGTAACCGGGACGACAGCCGAAAAGGTCGACATCCGGAGCGAGGACAGCGTCCACCTGATGGCGACTATCTGGGACCCCGAAACGGAAATGGTACTCCCAGTGTCCGCCGGCCTCTCAATCACAATCGAGCGCGACGGCGAGACAGTCGCCGACAAGTCCCCGTGGCCGATGATCTCCCAGAACATGGGGTTTCACTACGGCGACAACTACACACTCGGTGGCGACGGCGTCTATCAGCTCTCGGTCCGCGTCAACGGGATGGGCGAGCGCCGGCTGGGTGCCCTCGAAGGCCGATTCAACGAGGCCGGCGAGGCGACGGTCGAATTCGACTTCGCCCAGAACACGCGCGACCAGCTCTCCTTTGAGGAGTTCCCGGACTCACAGGGCGAACGCGCGGCGGTCGACCTGATGAACATGGATATGGTGCCAACCTCGCAGGTCCCCGAAGTGTCGGCCCTGCCCGGAACGGTCCTCGGGACGGACAAAGGGAGTGACGGCGTCTACGCCGTTACGTGGCTGCAGGACGCGGCGTTCCTTGCCGACGGTGAGTCGTACCTCGCCGTCTCGGCTCGGACACCGTACAACCGCGTTCCCCTCCCGATGATGTCCCTCGACGGAACCGTAGAGGCCGACAGCGAGACGCTGTTTGAAGACGCGCTGACCGCCGCGGTCCACCCCGAACTCGGATATCACTACGGCGCAATCGTCGAGACAGCAGCGCAAGCGCCGTCCGTCAGTGTCGACGTCGTCGCCCCGCCACAGGTGTCTCGTCACGAGGGATACGAGACAGCGTTCCTGACGGCGCCTTCGTTCTCGTTTGCCAGCGGCTAA
- a CDS encoding winged helix-turn-helix transcriptional regulator: MSDTRVRIYRHIESNPGVHFRELTRALDLATGQVQYHLSRLDRVHSESVNGRTHYYTSSFDSWERHAIAFLRRETARDILLTLIERETARPDEVADHLDIARSTLEHHLRGLVEYDIVEKRRDSGRVTLALCRPDLTVELLAAVEPTVSSRLSGRFTRLLDRLFESE, encoded by the coding sequence ATGAGCGACACCAGAGTTCGGATTTACCGGCATATCGAGTCGAATCCGGGCGTCCACTTCCGAGAATTAACACGGGCGCTGGACCTCGCAACGGGACAGGTCCAGTACCACCTGTCCCGGCTTGACCGCGTTCACAGCGAGTCGGTCAACGGGCGCACGCATTACTACACGTCGTCATTTGACTCATGGGAGCGCCACGCAATCGCCTTCCTCCGTCGCGAGACGGCGAGAGACATTCTCCTTACGCTCATAGAGCGCGAAACCGCTCGCCCCGACGAGGTAGCCGACCACCTTGATATCGCCCGGAGTACGCTCGAACACCACCTGCGCGGTCTGGTCGAATACGACATCGTGGAAAAGCGCCGAGACAGTGGCCGGGTGACGCTGGCGCTCTGCCGGCCGGACCTGACGGTCGAACTGCTCGCGGCAGTTGAGCCCACGGTATCCAGCCGCCTGTCGGGCCGCTTCACCCGGCTACTCGACCGGCTGTTCGAGAGCGAGTAG
- a CDS encoding DUF7471 family protein encodes MNLLSIGGHSGAESWDIVAVVVLSAVAGAVLCGLALAAYRQRGTRAYLLIALALTALFVRPLIALLSGFSVVSAPTHHLLEHALDTVFVVLVLGAVYYARTVEKRLDEEGL; translated from the coding sequence ATGAACCTGCTCAGTATTGGAGGGCATTCCGGTGCCGAGAGCTGGGACATCGTCGCCGTCGTTGTCCTCTCTGCCGTGGCCGGTGCAGTCCTGTGCGGGCTCGCCCTGGCCGCGTACCGACAGCGCGGGACGCGTGCATATCTGCTGATTGCGCTCGCACTCACCGCGCTGTTCGTCCGGCCACTCATTGCGCTGCTATCTGGGTTTTCAGTGGTTTCAGCACCGACCCACCATCTCCTCGAACACGCGCTCGATACCGTCTTTGTCGTGCTCGTCCTCGGCGCAGTGTACTACGCCCGGACAGTCGAGAAACGCCTCGATGAGGAGGGACTATGA
- a CDS encoding SAM hydrolase/SAM-dependent halogenase family protein: protein MSTFVHLIADYGPADPAFSEVVHRLTAADPTMTVQSTEVKPFSTVATGFWIAQLGVHNPTFDDLLIYSNTAPRTTESTPERADTGGALCYLELDNGVPVVAVDAGYNLSFIADHAATFREIELPADTGQFRSRDVFPRRVAEIANGNHSSLGAERSLDDVPAPPESVVCHVDGYGNVKTSIRHSAFTPESDTVTVELNGESCEAVVRDAVSNVPEGSLAIVPGSAGGDDPYQELFLRGGSAASTFGTPGPGDALSIRAEQA, encoded by the coding sequence ATGAGCACGTTCGTTCATCTCATCGCGGATTACGGCCCGGCCGACCCGGCCTTCTCAGAAGTCGTCCATCGTCTCACTGCCGCTGACCCGACGATGACCGTTCAGTCGACCGAAGTCAAGCCATTCTCGACGGTCGCCACTGGATTCTGGATCGCGCAACTCGGTGTCCACAATCCGACGTTCGACGACCTGCTGATTTACTCGAACACGGCACCACGAACGACAGAGTCGACGCCAGAGCGAGCCGACACCGGCGGGGCGCTCTGTTATCTCGAACTGGACAACGGCGTCCCCGTCGTCGCCGTCGATGCCGGCTACAACCTCTCGTTTATTGCCGACCACGCCGCGACCTTCCGTGAGATCGAACTGCCGGCGGACACCGGTCAGTTCCGCTCGCGGGACGTGTTCCCGCGCCGCGTCGCCGAAATCGCAAACGGGAATCACTCATCTCTCGGGGCGGAGCGGTCACTCGACGACGTGCCGGCCCCGCCCGAGTCCGTGGTCTGTCACGTCGACGGCTACGGGAACGTCAAGACCTCGATCCGCCACTCAGCGTTCACACCGGAGAGCGACACAGTCACTGTCGAACTCAACGGCGAGTCCTGTGAGGCCGTCGTCAGGGACGCTGTGTCGAACGTTCCGGAAGGGTCCCTCGCTATCGTCCCGGGGTCAGCAGGCGGGGACGACCCGTATCAGGAACTGTTCCTTCGCGGCGGGTCCGCGGCGTCAACTTTCGGCACTCCTGGGCCCGGAGATGCCCTCTCCATTCGGGCTGAACAGGCCTGA
- the proS gene encoding proline--tRNA ligase, giving the protein MSGEQELGITESKEHSPGEWYAEVVQKAGLADYAPMGGFIVTRPRGYAIWERIQNNLDGWFKDTGVQNAYFPLFIPESYLEKEKDVVEGFDPEVAWVTHGGHNELEERLAVRPTSESIIAPFMAQWTRSHRDLPMRLNQWCSVVRWEATETKPFFRTKEFLWQEGHTAHADEDGAWEETMTRLDQYARLYEEVMAMPPLKGRKPPHDKFPGAHTTTTIETLMPDGKTVQAATSHYLGTSFGEAFDITYADADEEENTAHTTSWGLSWRAMGALIMTHSDDQGLVLPPALAPDQVVVVPIWQEDNKDEVIDYAADLAAELDEADVRVELDDREHRNPGFKYNEHELHGVPLRVEIGPHEVEDGEATLVHRPDGETETVDRDGIADTVTDHLDTVHAKLYASAEETLEGEIREAESREEILGTIGQHGGYVKCGWCGDEDCEEPIKDAIAAEIVMVPLDRDEEPIHEDCAICGEDAEETAYFAKSY; this is encoded by the coding sequence ATGAGTGGCGAGCAGGAACTCGGCATCACCGAGAGCAAGGAGCATTCACCCGGCGAGTGGTACGCCGAGGTCGTCCAGAAGGCCGGCCTCGCGGACTACGCCCCTATGGGCGGGTTCATCGTTACGCGCCCACGCGGCTACGCTATCTGGGAGCGTATCCAGAACAACCTCGACGGCTGGTTCAAGGACACTGGCGTGCAGAACGCCTACTTCCCACTGTTTATCCCCGAGAGCTATCTTGAGAAAGAGAAAGACGTTGTCGAAGGGTTCGACCCCGAGGTGGCGTGGGTAACCCACGGCGGCCACAATGAACTCGAAGAGCGTCTCGCGGTTCGGCCTACCAGCGAGTCCATCATCGCGCCGTTCATGGCACAGTGGACTCGATCGCACCGGGACCTCCCGATGCGACTGAACCAGTGGTGTTCGGTCGTCCGGTGGGAAGCAACGGAGACGAAGCCGTTCTTCCGCACCAAGGAGTTCCTCTGGCAGGAGGGTCACACCGCCCACGCCGACGAGGACGGCGCGTGGGAGGAGACGATGACTCGTCTGGACCAGTACGCTCGCCTCTACGAGGAGGTCATGGCGATGCCGCCGCTGAAGGGCCGCAAGCCCCCTCACGATAAATTCCCCGGCGCGCACACGACGACTACCATCGAGACGTTGATGCCCGACGGCAAGACCGTGCAGGCCGCCACCTCTCACTACCTCGGGACCTCCTTCGGCGAGGCGTTCGACATCACCTACGCCGACGCCGACGAAGAGGAGAACACGGCCCACACGACCTCGTGGGGACTGTCCTGGCGCGCGATGGGTGCGCTCATCATGACCCACTCCGACGACCAGGGGCTCGTCCTTCCACCAGCGCTCGCCCCCGATCAGGTCGTCGTCGTCCCGATCTGGCAGGAGGACAACAAGGACGAGGTCATTGACTACGCCGCCGACCTCGCCGCCGAACTGGACGAGGCCGACGTCCGGGTCGAACTTGACGACCGCGAACACCGCAATCCCGGATTCAAGTACAACGAACACGAACTCCACGGCGTTCCCCTCCGTGTCGAAATCGGCCCCCACGAGGTTGAGGACGGTGAGGCCACGCTGGTCCACCGGCCCGACGGCGAAACCGAGACGGTCGACCGCGACGGCATCGCCGACACCGTTACCGACCACCTCGACACCGTCCACGCCAAGCTATATGCCAGCGCTGAGGAGACGCTGGAAGGCGAAATCCGTGAGGCTGAGTCCCGCGAGGAAATCCTCGGCACTATCGGCCAGCACGGCGGCTACGTGAAATGTGGTTGGTGTGGCGACGAGGACTGCGAGGAGCCGATCAAGGACGCTATCGCGGCCGAAATCGTGATGGTGCCCCTTGACCGCGACGAGGAGCCGATCCACGAGGACTGCGCCATCTGTGGTGAGGACGCCGAGGAGACGGCTTACTTCGCCAAGAGCTACTGA
- a CDS encoding patatin-like phospholipase family protein codes for MSGHAPSVAIACQGGGSHTAFTAGALKRLLPAVDANYELVGLSGTSGGALCAVTAWYGLLSAGPDRAADMLDDVWCDVAAADPGEFLVNESLVWRSRLQQLMFPIPEVSPYAVPGNAGQDWYLDLLDRHIDFDDFDSLAAATPPHVTIGAVDLNSGKFETFSDDAITPETVLASAAYPLLYEAVEMNDHWHWDGLFSQNPPVKEFLTSERPKPDELWVIQIEPQTYDGVPTSLAEITDRRQELSGNISLNQELDFIETVNDWVRAGYLPDEYRHVEIRHLRLARKHTPSSKVDRDPRFIEDLLERGEREADDFLNRIA; via the coding sequence ATGTCTGGTCATGCTCCCAGCGTCGCTATCGCCTGTCAGGGCGGCGGCAGCCACACCGCGTTCACCGCCGGCGCGCTGAAGCGACTGCTACCCGCTGTCGACGCTAATTACGAACTCGTGGGACTGAGCGGAACCTCCGGTGGCGCACTCTGTGCGGTCACCGCGTGGTACGGCCTGCTCAGCGCCGGCCCTGACCGCGCGGCCGACATGCTGGATGATGTCTGGTGCGACGTCGCCGCGGCCGACCCTGGCGAGTTTCTAGTCAATGAGTCGCTCGTTTGGCGCTCGCGCCTCCAACAGCTCATGTTCCCCATCCCGGAGGTCTCGCCGTACGCAGTGCCGGGCAATGCCGGCCAAGATTGGTATCTGGACCTGCTCGACCGACACATCGACTTCGACGACTTCGACTCGCTCGCGGCTGCGACCCCGCCGCACGTGACCATCGGTGCGGTTGACCTCAACAGCGGCAAGTTCGAAACCTTCTCAGACGACGCCATTACCCCGGAGACGGTGCTCGCGTCCGCCGCGTATCCGCTGCTGTACGAGGCCGTCGAGATGAACGACCACTGGCACTGGGACGGCCTGTTCTCGCAGAACCCGCCAGTCAAGGAGTTCCTGACCAGCGAGCGGCCAAAGCCCGACGAACTCTGGGTCATCCAGATCGAGCCACAGACCTACGACGGCGTCCCGACCTCGCTGGCGGAAATCACCGACCGCCGGCAGGAACTGTCCGGAAACATCTCGCTGAATCAGGAACTGGACTTCATCGAAACAGTGAACGACTGGGTACGGGCTGGCTATCTCCCCGACGAATACAGACACGTCGAGATCCGACACCTGCGACTCGCCAGGAAGCACACTCCGTCTTCGAAGGTGGACCGTGACCCGCGGTTCATCGAGGACCTGCTCGAACGCGGCGAGCGCGAGGCCGACGACTTCCTGAACCGGATCGCCTGA